In Puntigrus tetrazona isolate hp1 chromosome 22, ASM1883169v1, whole genome shotgun sequence, one genomic interval encodes:
- the atpaf1 gene encoding LOW QUALITY PROTEIN: ATP synthase mitochondrial F1 complex assembly factor 1 (The sequence of the model RefSeq protein was modified relative to this genomic sequence to represent the inferred CDS: substituted 1 base at 1 genomic stop codon), whose translation MWDGEKMAAAVVQMSCLYRGMLAVRATGIRPLIPGLVPSQFRAFSMKKEPELEENPYYSKYEEKIRKLRSSKPQEYKARLEKRGEVKTEPLGQSRQAEFVKYMEKERGEAGPGGFTKDKTLGSILNLDMVQEKSGADIAELWMQYFSKKDTISATYQXGSTFDVIFGRAASCPTFLYALPQKEGYEFFVGQWAGRELHFTSLINVQTMGENAPSHLILYHYTDLQKDKDIVLMTAEMDSKFVTVHQAQCLANQVQLFYGSQRLETFRLVETFNHQPAEFKHMSVIAELEQSGVGPALTTK comes from the exons ATGTGGGACGGGGAAAAGATGGCGGCGGCTGTGGTACAAATGTCATGTTTGTACCGAGGGATGTTGGCGGTCAGAGCCACTGGCATCCGCCCGCTGATCCCGGGACTCGTGCCGTCTCAGTTCAGGGCGTTCTCCATGAAGAAAGAACCGGAGCTGGAGGAAAATCCGTATTACAGCAAATATGAAGAGAAGATCAGGAAACTGCGGAG CTCGAAACCTCAGGAGTATAAAGCCCGGCTGGAGAAGCGCGGTGAGGTGAAGACGGAGCCGCTGGGGCAGTCCAGACAAGCGGAGTTCGTCAAGTACATGGAGAAAGAG cGTGGTGAGGCAGGACCCGGGGGCTTCACCAAAGATAAG ACTTTAGGGTCTATTCTTAACCTTGATATGGTTCAGGAGAAATCTGGAGCTGACATTGCAGAG CTTTGGATGCAGTACTTCTCAAAGAAAGACACGATCAGTGCCACATACCAGTGA GGCTCAACATTTGACGTTATTTTTGGCCGTGCCGCATCTTGCCCAACA TTTCTGTACGCTCTGCCCCAGAAGGAGGGCTATGAGTTTTTTGTGGGCCAGTGGGCTGGTCGTGAACTGCACTTCACATCTTTAATCAATGTtcag ACAATGGGAGAAAATGCACCCAGCCATCTAATTTTATACCACTATACGGACCTGCAAAAGGACAAAGACATTGTGCTGATGACCGCTGAGATGGATAGCAAATTTGTG acTGTCCACCAGGCGCAGTGCTTAGCCAATCAGGTGCAGCTGTTTTACGGATCGCAGCGGCTCGAGACGTTCCGATTGGTCGAGACCTTCAACCACCAACCGGCGGAGTTTAAACACATGTCTGTGATCGCAGAACTAGAGCAGAGCGGCGTTGGACCTGCGCTCACTACGAAATAA